The following coding sequences lie in one Maylandia zebra isolate NMK-2024a linkage group LG14, Mzebra_GT3a, whole genome shotgun sequence genomic window:
- the dclk1b gene encoding serine/threonine-protein kinase DCLK1b isoform X1, translating to MELEHFDERDKAQRYTRRGSRGNGLPSPTHSAHCSLYRTRTLQALSSEKKAKKIRFYRNGDRYFKGIVYAISQDRFRSLEALLADLTRCLSDNVNLPQGVRTIYTIDGSIRITSMDQLVEGESYVCASIEPYKKVDYTKNVNPNWSVGPKTAVSVRDPSSLGSGKAGSPETRETKDFIKPKLVTIVRSGVKPRKAVRILLNKKTAHSFEQVMTDITDAIKLDSGVVKRLYTVDGKAVTSLQDFFGEDDIFIACGPEKFRYQDDFNLDESECRVTKSASYGRLPSVHGRSSPRSGGMPRRSKSPSSAGSANGTAGSQLSTPRSGKSPSPSPTSPASLRRRQGSQHSGSSLSLASTKVCSSMDEGDGPSSEAEPMDEYSSIPASIAERYKVGRTLGDGNFAVVRECVERSTGREYALKIISKDKCRGKEHMIQSEVSILRRVKHPNIVLLIEEMDTQNELYLVMELVKGGDLFDAITSSNKYTERDASSMLFNLASAIKYLHSLNIVHRDIKPENLLVYEHNDGSKSLKLGDFGLATVVNGPLYTVCGTPTYVAPEIVAEMGYGLKVDIWAAGVITYILLCGFPPFRGSGEDQEALFEQILRGQLEFPAPHWDNVSDSAKALITGMLQVAEDKRYTAVQVLDHSWVNDDGVSKKEHQLPVAGKIRKHFNTRVKVNSTTAGVSVITTTPLDKEKQVFRRRRHQDVKAHLPHGIRASPSHSANRGLSPAEVTSESEDYSPSSADTVRSPTSPF from the exons ATGGAGCTGGAACACTTTGATGAGCGGGACAAGGCTCAAAGATACACCCGAAGGGGCTCGAGAGGGAATGGGCTCCCCAGTCCCACTCACAGCGCTCACTGCAGCCTGTACAGAACCAGGACACTGCAAGCACTAAGCTCAGAAAAGAAGGCCAAGAAGATCCGTTTCTACCGCAATGGAGACCGATACTTCAAGGGGATTGTGTATGCCATTTCTCAGGACAGATTTAGGTCTCTTGAGGCACTCTTGGCTGACCTTACAAGATGTCTGTCAGATAATGTCAACTTACCCCAAGGAGTACGGACCATATACACGATTGATGGGTCAATAAGGATCACCAGCATGGACCAGCTGGTGGAAG gAGAGAGCTATGTTTGTGCGTCTATAGAGCCATACAAGAAGGTGGACTACACAAAGAATGTAAATCCTAACTGGTCAGTTGGTCCTAAGACTGCTGTGTCTGTCCGTGACCCTTCTTCCCTTGGTAGTGGCAAGGCTGGATCTCCAGAAACCAGGGAGACCAAGGACTTCATCAAGCCCAAACTGGTGACAATTGTCCGCAGTGGAGTAAAACCTCGCAAGGCTGTACGGATCTTGCTCAACAAGAAGACTGCACACTCCTTTGAGCAAGTCATGACCGACATCACAGATGCCATCAAGTTAGACTCTGGAGTCGTCAAAAGGCTTTATACCGTTGATGGGAAGGCG GTCACCTCCCTTCAGGACTTTTTTGGGGAAGATGATATATTCATTGCTTGTGGTCCCGAAAAGTTCCGCTATCAAGACGACTTCAACTTGGATGAAAGTG aaTGCAGGGTAACAAAGTCTGCATCATATGGGCGGCTGCCCTCAGTACATGGTCGCTCTTCCCCAAGAAGTGGTGGAATGCCCCGCAGGAGCAAGTCTCCCTCATCTGCCGGTTCAG CTAATGGCACTGCAGGCAGTCAGCTGTCCACACCTCGTTCTGGAAAGTCTCCAAGCCCCTCTCCAACCAGTCCAGCTAGCCTCAGAAGAcgacag GGATCTCAACACAGTGGTTCTTCACTCTCCTTGGCGTCTACCAAAGTATGCAGCTCAATGGATGAAGGCGATGGGCCGAGCAGCGAAG ctGAGCCAATGGATGAGTACTCTTCAATCCCTGCCTCCATAGCAGAGAGGTACAAAGTGGGAAGGACTTTAGGGGATGGAAACTTTGCTGTGGTCCGAGAGTGTGTGGAGAGATCCACTGGAAGGGAGTATGCGCTCAAGATCATCAGCAAAGATAAGTGCAGGGGAAAG GAGCACATGATACAGAGTGAAGTATCAATCCTTCGGCGTGTGAAACATCCCAACATAGTTCTTTTGATTGAGGAAATGGACACACAAAACGAGCTCTATCTTGTAATGGAGTTAGTTAAG GGGGGTGATCTCTTTGATGCCATTACATCTTCTAACAAATACACTGAGCGCGATGCCAGTTCTATGCTGTTCAACCTGGCAAGTGCTATCAAGTACCTGCACAGTCTCAATATTGTCCACAGGGACATAAAACCAGAAAATCTGTTG GTATATGAGCACAATGATGGGAGTAAATCTCTGAAGTTAGGAGACTTTGGCTTGGCTACTGTTGTCAACGGGCCCCTTTATACTGTGTGTGGCACACCCACCTATGTAGCACCAGAGATTGTTGCTGAAATGGG ATATGGACTAAAGGTTGACATTTGGGCAGCAGGTGTCATCACTTACATACTGCTGTGTGGATTCCCTCCCTTCCGTGG GAGTGGTGAAGATCAGGAGGCGCTTTTTGAACAGATTTTGAGGGGCCAGCTTGAATTTCCTGCACCACACTGGGACAATGTGTCAGACTCAGCCAAG GCTCTGATCACTGGGATGCTGCAGGTAGCAGAGGATAAAAGATATACAGCTGTACAAGTCCTTGATCACTCGTGGGTCAAT GATGATGGTGTGTCAAAGAAAGAACACCAGCTGCCAGTGGCTGGGAAGATCAGGAAGCACTTTAACACCAGAGTGAAGGTCAACAGCACTACAGCTGGAGTGTCCGTGATCACA ACCACGCCACTTGATAAAGAGAAGCAAGTTTTCCGACGAAGACGCCACCAGGATGTAAAGGCCCACCTCCCTCATGGTATCCGTGCCAGCCCCTCCCACAGCGCAAACCGTGGCCTTTCCCCTGCTGAGGTCACTTCAGAGTCCGAAGACTATTCTCCAAGTTCGGCTGACACTGTCCGTTCACCCACTTCTCCATTCTAA
- the dclk1b gene encoding serine/threonine-protein kinase DCLK1b isoform X2: MELEHFDERDKAQRYTRRGSRGNGLPSPTHSAHCSLYRTRTLQALSSEKKAKKIRFYRNGDRYFKGIVYAISQDRFRSLEALLADLTRCLSDNVNLPQGVRTIYTIDGSIRITSMDQLVEGESYVCASIEPYKKVDYTKNVNPNWSVGPKTAVSVRDPSSLGSGKAGSPETRETKDFIKPKLVTIVRSGVKPRKAVRILLNKKTAHSFEQVMTDITDAIKLDSGVVKRLYTVDGKAVTSLQDFFGEDDIFIACGPEKFRYQDDFNLDESECRVTKSASYGRLPSVHGRSSPRSGGMPRRSKSPSSAGSANGTAGSQLSTPRSGKSPSPSPTSPASLRRRQGSQHSGSSLSLASTKVCSSMDEGDGPSSEAEPMDEYSSIPASIAERYKVGRTLGDGNFAVVRECVERSTGREYALKIISKDKCRGKEHMIQSEVSILRRVKHPNIVLLIEEMDTQNELYLVMELVKGGDLFDAITSSNKYTERDASSMLFNLASAIKYLHSLNIVHRDIKPENLLVYEHNDGSKSLKLGDFGLATVVNGPLYTVCGTPTYVAPEIVAEMGYGLKVDIWAAGVITYILLCGFPPFRGSGEDQEALFEQILRGQLEFPAPHWDNVSDSAKALITGMLQVAEDKRYTAVQVLDHSWVNDDGVSKKEHQLPVAGKIRKHFNTRVKVNSTTAGVSVITLDQDLTIKKSGSLDRYQHPLYWIRPRHLIKRSKFSDEDATRM, translated from the exons ATGGAGCTGGAACACTTTGATGAGCGGGACAAGGCTCAAAGATACACCCGAAGGGGCTCGAGAGGGAATGGGCTCCCCAGTCCCACTCACAGCGCTCACTGCAGCCTGTACAGAACCAGGACACTGCAAGCACTAAGCTCAGAAAAGAAGGCCAAGAAGATCCGTTTCTACCGCAATGGAGACCGATACTTCAAGGGGATTGTGTATGCCATTTCTCAGGACAGATTTAGGTCTCTTGAGGCACTCTTGGCTGACCTTACAAGATGTCTGTCAGATAATGTCAACTTACCCCAAGGAGTACGGACCATATACACGATTGATGGGTCAATAAGGATCACCAGCATGGACCAGCTGGTGGAAG gAGAGAGCTATGTTTGTGCGTCTATAGAGCCATACAAGAAGGTGGACTACACAAAGAATGTAAATCCTAACTGGTCAGTTGGTCCTAAGACTGCTGTGTCTGTCCGTGACCCTTCTTCCCTTGGTAGTGGCAAGGCTGGATCTCCAGAAACCAGGGAGACCAAGGACTTCATCAAGCCCAAACTGGTGACAATTGTCCGCAGTGGAGTAAAACCTCGCAAGGCTGTACGGATCTTGCTCAACAAGAAGACTGCACACTCCTTTGAGCAAGTCATGACCGACATCACAGATGCCATCAAGTTAGACTCTGGAGTCGTCAAAAGGCTTTATACCGTTGATGGGAAGGCG GTCACCTCCCTTCAGGACTTTTTTGGGGAAGATGATATATTCATTGCTTGTGGTCCCGAAAAGTTCCGCTATCAAGACGACTTCAACTTGGATGAAAGTG aaTGCAGGGTAACAAAGTCTGCATCATATGGGCGGCTGCCCTCAGTACATGGTCGCTCTTCCCCAAGAAGTGGTGGAATGCCCCGCAGGAGCAAGTCTCCCTCATCTGCCGGTTCAG CTAATGGCACTGCAGGCAGTCAGCTGTCCACACCTCGTTCTGGAAAGTCTCCAAGCCCCTCTCCAACCAGTCCAGCTAGCCTCAGAAGAcgacag GGATCTCAACACAGTGGTTCTTCACTCTCCTTGGCGTCTACCAAAGTATGCAGCTCAATGGATGAAGGCGATGGGCCGAGCAGCGAAG ctGAGCCAATGGATGAGTACTCTTCAATCCCTGCCTCCATAGCAGAGAGGTACAAAGTGGGAAGGACTTTAGGGGATGGAAACTTTGCTGTGGTCCGAGAGTGTGTGGAGAGATCCACTGGAAGGGAGTATGCGCTCAAGATCATCAGCAAAGATAAGTGCAGGGGAAAG GAGCACATGATACAGAGTGAAGTATCAATCCTTCGGCGTGTGAAACATCCCAACATAGTTCTTTTGATTGAGGAAATGGACACACAAAACGAGCTCTATCTTGTAATGGAGTTAGTTAAG GGGGGTGATCTCTTTGATGCCATTACATCTTCTAACAAATACACTGAGCGCGATGCCAGTTCTATGCTGTTCAACCTGGCAAGTGCTATCAAGTACCTGCACAGTCTCAATATTGTCCACAGGGACATAAAACCAGAAAATCTGTTG GTATATGAGCACAATGATGGGAGTAAATCTCTGAAGTTAGGAGACTTTGGCTTGGCTACTGTTGTCAACGGGCCCCTTTATACTGTGTGTGGCACACCCACCTATGTAGCACCAGAGATTGTTGCTGAAATGGG ATATGGACTAAAGGTTGACATTTGGGCAGCAGGTGTCATCACTTACATACTGCTGTGTGGATTCCCTCCCTTCCGTGG GAGTGGTGAAGATCAGGAGGCGCTTTTTGAACAGATTTTGAGGGGCCAGCTTGAATTTCCTGCACCACACTGGGACAATGTGTCAGACTCAGCCAAG GCTCTGATCACTGGGATGCTGCAGGTAGCAGAGGATAAAAGATATACAGCTGTACAAGTCCTTGATCACTCGTGGGTCAAT GATGATGGTGTGTCAAAGAAAGAACACCAGCTGCCAGTGGCTGGGAAGATCAGGAAGCACTTTAACACCAGAGTGAAGGTCAACAGCACTACAGCTGGAGTGTCCGTGATCACA CTGGACCAGGACTTAACCATCAAGAAGTCAGGGTCTTTGGACCGCTACCAGCATCCTTTGTACTGGATAAG ACCACGCCACTTGATAAAGAGAAGCAAGTTTTCCGACGAAGACGCCACCAGGATGTAA
- the dclk1b gene encoding serine/threonine-protein kinase DCLK1b isoform X3, with product MVTSLQDFFGEDDIFIACGPEKFRYQDDFNLDESECRVTKSASYGRLPSVHGRSSPRSGGMPRRSKSPSSAGSANGTAGSQLSTPRSGKSPSPSPTSPASLRRRQGSQHSGSSLSLASTKVCSSMDEGDGPSSEAEPMDEYSSIPASIAERYKVGRTLGDGNFAVVRECVERSTGREYALKIISKDKCRGKEHMIQSEVSILRRVKHPNIVLLIEEMDTQNELYLVMELVKGGDLFDAITSSNKYTERDASSMLFNLASAIKYLHSLNIVHRDIKPENLLVYEHNDGSKSLKLGDFGLATVVNGPLYTVCGTPTYVAPEIVAEMGYGLKVDIWAAGVITYILLCGFPPFRGSGEDQEALFEQILRGQLEFPAPHWDNVSDSAKALITGMLQVAEDKRYTAVQVLDHSWVNDDGVSKKEHQLPVAGKIRKHFNTRVKVNSTTAGVSVITTTPLDKEKQVFRRRRHQDVKAHLPHGIRASPSHSANRGLSPAEVTSESEDYSPSSADTVRSPTSPF from the exons atG GTCACCTCCCTTCAGGACTTTTTTGGGGAAGATGATATATTCATTGCTTGTGGTCCCGAAAAGTTCCGCTATCAAGACGACTTCAACTTGGATGAAAGTG aaTGCAGGGTAACAAAGTCTGCATCATATGGGCGGCTGCCCTCAGTACATGGTCGCTCTTCCCCAAGAAGTGGTGGAATGCCCCGCAGGAGCAAGTCTCCCTCATCTGCCGGTTCAG CTAATGGCACTGCAGGCAGTCAGCTGTCCACACCTCGTTCTGGAAAGTCTCCAAGCCCCTCTCCAACCAGTCCAGCTAGCCTCAGAAGAcgacag GGATCTCAACACAGTGGTTCTTCACTCTCCTTGGCGTCTACCAAAGTATGCAGCTCAATGGATGAAGGCGATGGGCCGAGCAGCGAAG ctGAGCCAATGGATGAGTACTCTTCAATCCCTGCCTCCATAGCAGAGAGGTACAAAGTGGGAAGGACTTTAGGGGATGGAAACTTTGCTGTGGTCCGAGAGTGTGTGGAGAGATCCACTGGAAGGGAGTATGCGCTCAAGATCATCAGCAAAGATAAGTGCAGGGGAAAG GAGCACATGATACAGAGTGAAGTATCAATCCTTCGGCGTGTGAAACATCCCAACATAGTTCTTTTGATTGAGGAAATGGACACACAAAACGAGCTCTATCTTGTAATGGAGTTAGTTAAG GGGGGTGATCTCTTTGATGCCATTACATCTTCTAACAAATACACTGAGCGCGATGCCAGTTCTATGCTGTTCAACCTGGCAAGTGCTATCAAGTACCTGCACAGTCTCAATATTGTCCACAGGGACATAAAACCAGAAAATCTGTTG GTATATGAGCACAATGATGGGAGTAAATCTCTGAAGTTAGGAGACTTTGGCTTGGCTACTGTTGTCAACGGGCCCCTTTATACTGTGTGTGGCACACCCACCTATGTAGCACCAGAGATTGTTGCTGAAATGGG ATATGGACTAAAGGTTGACATTTGGGCAGCAGGTGTCATCACTTACATACTGCTGTGTGGATTCCCTCCCTTCCGTGG GAGTGGTGAAGATCAGGAGGCGCTTTTTGAACAGATTTTGAGGGGCCAGCTTGAATTTCCTGCACCACACTGGGACAATGTGTCAGACTCAGCCAAG GCTCTGATCACTGGGATGCTGCAGGTAGCAGAGGATAAAAGATATACAGCTGTACAAGTCCTTGATCACTCGTGGGTCAAT GATGATGGTGTGTCAAAGAAAGAACACCAGCTGCCAGTGGCTGGGAAGATCAGGAAGCACTTTAACACCAGAGTGAAGGTCAACAGCACTACAGCTGGAGTGTCCGTGATCACA ACCACGCCACTTGATAAAGAGAAGCAAGTTTTCCGACGAAGACGCCACCAGGATGTAAAGGCCCACCTCCCTCATGGTATCCGTGCCAGCCCCTCCCACAGCGCAAACCGTGGCCTTTCCCCTGCTGAGGTCACTTCAGAGTCCGAAGACTATTCTCCAAGTTCGGCTGACACTGTCCGTTCACCCACTTCTCCATTCTAA